A single window of Gossypium arboreum isolate Shixiya-1 chromosome 13, ASM2569848v2, whole genome shotgun sequence DNA harbors:
- the LOC108471594 gene encoding uncharacterized protein LOC108471594 has protein sequence MFDLRIIRAPYHRLSTEARSDASYCYGYSSAAERCSANTERPWSGQSGNGIGRGRGAPRRGARQIEARQPTLVYAACRREDGDALDVITCMFFIHNLRYTALINVGSTHFYIACIVSETLGLMVESTASKVTVLSSLGQSVRVNKLFRDVHLEVQGTIFLADFMEISFREFDLILGIDWLVKHQVNLDCTAKWVILKTTKGDEVVVLRECRNYLSNVISTLRAEKLVRKDCEAFLAYIRVSDSKVSSVKDIRTVKDFLNVFLDELRGLPPN, from the coding sequence atGTTTGATTTGCGGATCATTAGAGCACCGTATCATAGATTGTCCACGGAGgctcgatcagatgcaagctactgttATGGGTACAGTTCAGCTGCTGAGAGGTGTTCAGCAAAcaccgagaggccgtggtcaggccagagTGGAAATGGTATTGGCCGTGGTCGTGGAGCACCGAGAAGAGGTGCTCGTCAAATTGAGGCAAGGCAGCCAACTCTGGTTTATGCTGCATGTCGCCGAGAGGACGGAGACGCCCTAGATGTTATTACATGTATGTTCTTTATCCATAATTTACGTTATACTGCATTGATTAATGTTGGATCTACTCACTTTTATATAGCATGCattgtgtctgagactttgggtttAATGGTTGAAAGTACCGCGAGTAAGGTAACTGTGTTGAGTTCACTAGGACAGTCTGTGAGGGTAAATAAATTGTTCAGAGATGTACATTTAGAGGTTCAAGGAACCATCTTTCTGGCAGATTTTATGGAAATTTCTTTCAGGGAATTCGACTTAATATTGGGCATAGACTGGCTGGTTAAGCATCAAGTGAATTTGGATTGTACCGCTAAGTGGGTGATACTGAAAACTACAAAGGGTGATGAGGTAGTGGTACTTAGGGAGTGTCGGAATTatctgtcaaatgtgatttctacaCTGAGGGCTGAGAAATTGGTTCGAAAGGATTGTGAAGCGTTCCTAGCCTACATAAGAGTTTCTGATTCCAAGGTTTCTtctgttaaagatatcagaaCAGTTAAGGATTTTTTGAATGTTTTTCTCGATGAACTGCGTGGGTTGCCTCCAAActaa